From Panthera uncia isolate 11264 chromosome E1, Puncia_PCG_1.0, whole genome shotgun sequence, one genomic window encodes:
- the ARL16 gene encoding ADP-ribosylation factor-like protein 16 isoform X1, with the protein MPGGVRGRDVSSPGGLGCRENAVGTNLTDIVVQRKITIRELGGCMGPIWSSYFGNCHSLLFMMDAANPTQLSASCVQLLGLLSAEQLAEASVLILFNKIDLPCYVTVDEMKSLIRLPDIIACAKQNITTAEISAQKGTGLSEVLRWLQDTHRTDRRLPGGEP; encoded by the exons ATGCCGGGTGGAGTCCGGGGACGCGATGTGTCTTCTCCTGGGGGCCTCGGGTGTCGGGAAAACGCT GTGGGCACCAACCTTACTGACATCGTCGTCCAGAGAAAGATTACCATCCGGGAGCTGGGGGGGTGTATGGGCCCCATCTGGTCCAGCTACTTTGGAAATTGCCACTCTCTCCTG tTCATGATGGACGCCGCTAACCCCACTCAGCTGTCCGCGTCCTGCGTGCAACTCCTGGGCCTCCTTTCTGCAGAGCAACTCGCAGAAGCATCCGTCTTGATTCTCTTCAATAAGAT CGATCTGCCCTGTTACGTGACCGTAGACGAGATGAAGTCATTGATCAGGCTCCCAGACATCATTGCCTGTGCCAAGCAGAACATCACCACGGCAGAAATCAGCGCCCAGAAGGGCACTGGCTTATCGGAGGTGCTGCGCTGGCTCCAGGACACCCACAGAACTGACAGGCGACTGCCGGGAGGAGAACCGTGA
- the ARL16 gene encoding ADP-ribosylation factor-like protein 16 isoform X3 — MCLLLGASGVGKTLLVKRLQKLSSGDGKGDLGDAPPTRPTVGTNLTDIVVQRKITIRELGGCMGPIWSSYFGNCHSLLFMMDAANPTQLSASCVQLLGLLSAEQLAEASVLILFNKIDLPCYVTVDEMKSLIRLPDIIACAKQNITTAEISAQKGTGLSEVLRWLQDTHRTDRRLPGGEP, encoded by the exons ATGTGTCTTCTCCTGGGGGCCTCGGGTGTCGGGAAAACGCTGTTGGTGAAAAGGCTGCAGA AGCTGAGCTCCGGGGATGGGAAGGGCGACCTGGGCGATGCTCCCCCGACGCGCCCCACG GTGGGCACCAACCTTACTGACATCGTCGTCCAGAGAAAGATTACCATCCGGGAGCTGGGGGGGTGTATGGGCCCCATCTGGTCCAGCTACTTTGGAAATTGCCACTCTCTCCTG tTCATGATGGACGCCGCTAACCCCACTCAGCTGTCCGCGTCCTGCGTGCAACTCCTGGGCCTCCTTTCTGCAGAGCAACTCGCAGAAGCATCCGTCTTGATTCTCTTCAATAAGAT CGATCTGCCCTGTTACGTGACCGTAGACGAGATGAAGTCATTGATCAGGCTCCCAGACATCATTGCCTGTGCCAAGCAGAACATCACCACGGCAGAAATCAGCGCCCAGAAGGGCACTGGCTTATCGGAGGTGCTGCGCTGGCTCCAGGACACCCACAGAACTGACAGGCGACTGCCGGGAGGAGAACCGTGA
- the ARL16 gene encoding ADP-ribosylation factor-like protein 16 isoform X2 — translation MGPIWSSYFGNCHSLLFMMDAANPTQLSASCVQLLGLLSAEQLAEASVLILFNKIDLPCYVTVDEMKSLIRLPDIIACAKQNITTAEISAQKGTGLSEVLRWLQDTHRTDRRLPGGEP, via the exons ATGGGCCCCATCTGGTCCAGCTACTTTGGAAATTGCCACTCTCTCCTG tTCATGATGGACGCCGCTAACCCCACTCAGCTGTCCGCGTCCTGCGTGCAACTCCTGGGCCTCCTTTCTGCAGAGCAACTCGCAGAAGCATCCGTCTTGATTCTCTTCAATAAGAT CGATCTGCCCTGTTACGTGACCGTAGACGAGATGAAGTCATTGATCAGGCTCCCAGACATCATTGCCTGTGCCAAGCAGAACATCACCACGGCAGAAATCAGCGCCCAGAAGGGCACTGGCTTATCGGAGGTGCTGCGCTGGCTCCAGGACACCCACAGAACTGACAGGCGACTGCCGGGAGGAGAACCGTGA